Within bacterium, the genomic segment TGCAGGGCGGCATCCCAGCCCCGGCTGCCCACCACCGCGGGCGTCTCGCTCAGCCAGAACACCCCGGCGTCGAGCACGTCGTAGCGGGCGCGGTCGACGAAGAGGGCGCACATCTCGCCGGCCTCGGCCCCGTCGTCGCGGCCGTAGCCCGTGAACGTATAGGCGGGGAAGGCCTCCCGCAGCACGGCGGCCTGTTCGACCAGGCATTCCTGCACGCCGAAGACCGCCGGGGCGTGGGCCCGGATCGTCTCGCACACGAGTTCGCGGCGGTGGGGCCAGCTGTCGGGGCCGTCGTCGGCGCGGCCGTAGCGGATGTTGAAGCTGAGGACGGTGGTGTCGCGGGTGGGGGGCGCGGGGACGGCCTGGGCCGGGACGCCGGCGGCTGCGGTGGCGGCCGTGGTGGCGGCCGTGGTGATGCAGAACCAGATAAGCAGATAGGCTGTTCTGCCCAAACCCGTCGTCCCCGATCGATTCCGCGCTCCGCTCACCATCACTCCTGCCCCCGGGGGGAATCCGCGTCCAGGCGCGCCACCAGCGCCGCCACGCAATCGCCCAGTGCCGCCGGATCGTACCCCCCCTCGAGCAGGAACACGACCTTGCCGCCGCAGCACGCGTCGGCCAGGGCGAGGATCTCCCCGATCAGGGTGTCGAACCCCGCCGTCGAGACGGTCAGCCCCGCCAGCGGATCGGCCGCATGCGCGTCGAAGCCCGCCGAGACGAGGATCATGTCCGGTGCGAACGCCCGCGCGGCCGGCAGCAGGTCGTCGCGCCAGGCGGCCAGGAAGCCGGCGTCGCCGGTGCCGGCGTCCAGGGGCGCGTTGCGCGTGAAGCCCAGCCCTGCGCCCGTACCCGTCTCGTCGGCGCGGCCGGTGCCCGGGTAGTGGGGGAACTGGTGGCTCGAGGCGAAGAACACCGTCGGATCGCCGGAGAAGATGTCCTGGGTGCCGTTGCCGTGGTGCACGTCGAAATCGAGCACGGCCACCCGGGCGGCGCCGGCCGCGCGCAGGGCCGCCGCAGCCACGGCCACGTTGTTGTAGAGGCAGAAGCCCATGGCCTGA encodes:
- a CDS encoding histone deacetylase; its protein translation is MIGAVFDRDAYAAHDWPGHAENQRRLDHLALPAEWRRFPLRPAGDDELRLVHAAAHIARVDAAAAAGGVMLDPDTYCTPATPDLARRVVGAVVDLALATWSGTCARGLALVRPPGHHATADQAMGFCLYNNVAVAAAALRAAGAARVAVLDFDVHHGNGTQDIFSGDPTVFFASSHQFPHYPGTGRADETGTGAGLGFTRNAPLDAGTGDAGFLAAWRDDLLPAARAFAPDMILVSAGFDAHAADPLAGLTVSTAGFDTLIGEILALADACCGGKVVFLLEGGYDPAALGDCVAALVARLDADSPRGQE